One genomic window of Nicotiana sylvestris chromosome 10, ASM39365v2, whole genome shotgun sequence includes the following:
- the LOC138879096 gene encoding uncharacterized protein has translation MADEAIEGEITLPVNISDAVQDTRFHIIKGDARYNALLGRPWIHNMKVVPSTLHQMMKFQIKDGIKTVYGEQYVAKEMFAVHEEVPNSAHSTSEELESQQTPEDDEEDFLAPRTFIAPEESDATKSTIEELEQAVLIKNLPDPKVYLGTGLTPKLRKKLIQFLIKNINCFAWSHLDMTWIPPEITTHRLSVDPRYKLVKQKRRPQSEIKHAFIKDKVTKLLKIGFVREVKYPEWLANVVVVPKKGNKLRMYVDYKHLNRACPKDSFPLPNIDCLINVTVGHETLTFLDACSGYNQIQMNPEDREKTLFITKYGKSMEVYIDDMLVKSMCAEDHLIHLQETLTSSEVTI, from the exons ATGGCCGACGAAGCAATAGAaggagagatcaccctcccgGTTAACATATCTGATGCAGTTCAAGATACCAGATTCCACATCATTAAAGGTGACGCGAGGTACAATGCTTTGCTCGGTAGGCCATGGATACATAACATGAAGGTGGTACCATCGACCCtgcatcaaatgatgaagtttcaaATAAAGGACGGAATAAAGACAGTGTATGGAGAGCAATATGTGGCGAAGGAAATGTTCGCAGTCCATGAAGAGGTACCGAATTCTGCACACTCCACCTCGGAAGAGTTGGAAAGCCAACAAACCCCCGAGGATGATGAAGAGGATTTCCTCGCTCCTAGAACCTTCATTGCCCCCGAAGAATCGGATGCAACAAAGTCGACTattgaagaactggagcaagCCGTATTGATCAAGAATCTCCCAGATCCGAAGGTATACCTAGGGACGGGATTaacccccaaactcaggaaaaaactcattcaattccttattAAAAACATcaattgctttgcttggtcccatttagacatgacatggatcccaccagagataactacccatcgactaagtgtcgaccCCAGGTACAAATTGGTAAAGCAAAAAAGGAGACCCCAGTCCGAGATAAAGCATGCATTTATCAAAGACAAGGTAACGAAGCTCCTCAAGATAGGGTTTGttagggaagtaaaatatcccgaatggctggccaatgtggtggtaGTTCCCAAAAAGGGGAATAAACTAAGAATGTACGTAGATTATAAACATCTAAACAGGGCGTGCCCAAAGGACTcattcccactgcccaacattgACTGTTTGATCAATGTCACAGTCGGCCATGAAACcctcacttttctcgatgcctgttcggggtataatcaaattcagatgaaccccgaggatagaGAAAAGACTTTGTTCATCACAAAGTACG gcaagtccatggaagtttatattgatgacatgctagttaagtccatgtgcgcagaggaccatttgattcatttgcaggaaacattgacatcctcagaagttacaaTATGA